A part of Aspergillus flavus chromosome 1, complete sequence genomic DNA contains:
- a CDS encoding HAD-like domain-containing protein (haloalkanoic acid dehalogenase) encodes MSKLTNYRLLSFDVYGTLIDWETGVWNAIQPTLASNNAQITRSDFLKLYQELEKFQQTKTPDMPYSQLLSTIHPQIASRLALDPPTAEESNRFGELVGEWPAFPDTVEALKRLSKRYKLVVLSNVDRESFQKTNAGSLQGFPFDLAITAQDVGSYKPNLANFEYMLKAVKEQFGVEAEQVLQTAQSQFHDHHPAKKVGLKSSWIERPGALMGNLEDTVYDWKFDTLGGMADAVEREL; translated from the coding sequence ATGTCCAAGCTCACCAACTACCGCCTCCTCTCCTTCGACGTCTACGGTACCCTAATCGACTGGGAAACCGGCGTCTGGAACGCAATCCAACCAACCCTAGCCTCCAACAACGCGCAAATAACACGATCAGACTTCCTCAAGCTCTATCAAGAGCTCGAAAAATTCCAACAAACCAAGACCCCAGACATGCCCTATTCACAACTCCTCTCCACAATCCACCCGCAAATCGCCTCTCGCCTGGCCCTTGACCCTCCTACCGCAGAAGAAAGCAACCGCTTCGGTGAATTAGTTGGCGAGTGGCCTGCATTCCCGGATACTGTGGAGGCATTGAAGCGTCTGTCGAAGCGCTACAAACTGGTCGTGCTTTCAAATGTGGACCGGGAGTCGTTCCAGAAGACCAATGCTGGAAGCTTGCAGGGGTTTCCGTTTGATTTGGCTATCACGGCGCAGGATGTGGGGTCGTATAAACCTAATCTGGCTAACTTTGAGTATATGTTGAAAGCTGTTAAGGAACAGTTTGGGGTCGAGGCGGAACAGGTGCTTCAGACGGCGCAGAGTCAGTTccatgatcatcatcctgcGAAGAAAGTGGGGCTTAAGTCTTCTTGGATTGAGAGGCCGGGGGCTTTGATGGGGAATTTGGAGGATACGGTTTATGATTGGAAGTTTGATACGCTTGGTGGTATGGCCGATGCTGTTGAGAGGGAGTTGTAG
- a CDS encoding C6 transcription factor, protein MTEPQNSKPVGRRRRPRVPDALRKRAARACNPCRYHKEKCQGGMPCLRCQRYKRNCQYSQAPPQPASNGTTRASTSPQRDSDKGRCLERIVRHFMGDISFEPSNLQFIADALERDQVSSRKPSTLAPGSSELYSIHPLSTNTMIYSGEFSHWNFSRMIRRKLQSLGNDPDDSMTGDSHTAHDPFRATGLQSPSSIIASARKYFPPRHIADFLLETFLEYTLTNYYYFDETEFRQKLDYYYAEDRYLDINDAGWICTLFMTFASGTQFAYMHASRPPYLQSMSGEDHLPDDTIGLALYRFSCRLIPDLITTASVETVQAFLLFGVYTMPIDTSGLAYTYLGLAIKMAIQNGMHRQFGEEGLDARTIELRNRLWWSAYALDRRISILHGRPVSVSPTEIDCDMPKDIPELRPPGRVTNLPNLTATLQLTEQLAKVAPIISRLRNCPGELHQIYLKQLLHVRDELRSWWTTLPEDIHCRDLDPSKPLFRYNVHLELTYATIIMYMGRPLILAGTPSSSASVEGSSDSTVDAGAMLCFDCVQAALRIVELCQLLQDTVGVARVSYTEFSSCRAALLAIIAQSLNTRTERLRGALTQGMGLIRRMCVGLQSARSEVAVIEALERAARRLDSRAENEDTATGEQDVGYNQFRRWAMLWQSETPSNVGDEPEPIGLENAQLPTGSFDGFFSSFPQELGAFASLPETGMQFGESLPTMLWPDDLSLPAFPPNPDAPV, encoded by the exons ATGACAGAGCCTCAGAATAGCAAGCCGGTGGGCCGCCGGAGGCGACCGAGGGTTCCTGACGCTTTGCGGAAGAGGGCCGCGCGAGC ATGCAACCCATGCAGGTACCATAAAGAGAAAT GTCAGGGCGGAATGCCTTGCTTGCGATGCCAACGGTACAAGAGAAACTGCCAGTACAGCCAGGCCCCTCCGCAGCCAGCCAGTAATGGCACCACAAG AGCTAGCACCTCCCCGCAACGAGACTCAGATAAGGGACGATGTCTCGAAAGGATAGTGCGGCATTTCATGGGTGATATATCATTTGAGCCGTCAAACCTTCAATTCATTGCGGATGCTCTGGAGAGGGATCAAGTAAGCTCAAGGAAGCCTTCGACTTTAGCGCCGGGGTCGAGCGAGCTCTATTCCATTCACCCGCTTTCCACGAATACGATGA TCTACTCTGGGGAATTCTCTCACTGGAACTTCTCACGCATGATCCGCCGGAAATTACAAAGCCTGGGAAACGACCCCGACGACAGCATG ACGGGAGACTCCCACACAGCTCATGATCCTTTCCGTGCAACTGGTCTTCAGTCTCCTAGTTCAATTATTGCTTCAGCCAGGAAGTATTTTCCGCCGCGACATATTGCAGATTTTTTGTTGGAGACATTTCTTGAATACACCCTGACgaattattactatttcgATGAAACAGAATTCCGGCAGAAGTTAGACTACTATTATGCTGAGGATCGGTACCTAGATATCAACGACGCCGGCTGGATCTGTACCCTTTTCATGACGTTCGCATCTGGGACTCAGTTCGCTTACATGCATGCTAGCCGGCCTCCATACTTGCAGAGTATGTCCGGTGAAGATCACCTACCTGATGATACTATTGGGCTGGCGCTCTATAGGTTCTCATGTCGCCTGATTCCCGACCTTATTACCACCGCATCCGTCGAAACTGTCCAGGCGTTTTTGTTATTCGGGGTTTACACAATGCCGATTGATACCTCCGGCCTTGCCTATACTTATCTTGGGCTTGCCATAAAGATGGCTATTCAGAACGGTATGCATCGTCagtttggagaagaaggttTAGATGCACGCACGATTGAGTTGCGGAACCGTCTTTGGTGGTCCGCGTACGCGCTGGATAG ACGGATCAGCATCCTTCACGGGCGCCCGGTCTCCGTGTCTCCAACTGAAATAGACTGTGACATGCCTAAAGACATACCCGAGTTGCGTCCCCCTGGCCGGGTCACAAATCTACCCAATCTTACTGCTACTCTCCAGCTGACTGAGCAGCTTGCGAAGGTTGCACCCATCAT ATCCCGGCTGCGAAATTGTCCGGGAGAGCTTCATCAGATCTATCTTAAGCAGCTTCTACACGTACGCGATGAACTCAGGAGCTGGTGGACCACCCTGCCCGAAGATATACACTGTCGTGACCTGGATCCTTCTAAGCCGCTTTTCCGCTATAATGTCCACCTGGAACTCACATACGCTACGATAATCATGTACATGGGTCGTCCCTTGATTCTTGCCGGCACGCCAAGCTCATCGGCCTCTGTTGAGGGCAGCTCCGACTCAACCGTAGATGCTGGTGCAATGTTGTGCTTTGACTGCGTTCAGGCTGCTCTCCGAATCGTCGAGCTATGTCAATTATTACAGGACACGGTCGGTGTAGCACGAGTTTCGTATACCGAATTTAGCTCCTGCCGTGCGGCGCTCTTGGCCATTATCGCCCAGAGTTTGAACACACGAACGGAGCGGCTACGCGGAGCACTTACGCAAGGCATGGGTCTGATACGTCGGATGTGTGTTGGCCTTCAGTCAGCTCGTTCAGAAGTAGCAGTTATTGAGGCGCTTGAGCGCGCAGCACGGCGTTTGGACAGCCGAGCTGAAAATGAAGACACAGCCACTGGCGAACAAGACGTCGGATACAACCAGTTTAGGCGCTGGGCTATGCTATGGCAATCTGAGACTCCATCCAATGTGGGGGACGAACCCGAACCTATTGGACTCGAGAATGCGCAGTTGCCAACCGGATCTTTTGACggattcttctcttcctttcctcaGGAGCTTGGGGCTTTTGCATCTCTCCCAGAAACAGGGATGCAGTTTGGCGAAAGCTTGCCAACCATGCTTTGGCCTGATGACTTATCACTACCAGCGTTCCCTCCAAACCCGGATGCTCCCGTTTGA
- a CDS encoding putative succinate semialdehyde dehydrogenase, with protein MVKFLKHAQFSFYPISFSFEFSIRDIFIPAHKKHSSSYKSYVTSAGHLGENCVQPTVLADMTHDMRLASEKTFRPVAALFAFDEEEEAIREENRCEVALGLISILGA; from the exons ATGGTGAAATTCTTGAAGCATGCACagttttctttctatccgatatctttctcttttgaatTTTCTATCAGAGATATTTTT ATACCAGCACACAAGAAGCATTCCTCGA GTTATAAATCTTACGTTACAAGTGCTGGACATCTGGGGGAGAACTGTGTCCAGCCAACTGTGTTAGCGGATATGACGCATGATATGCGACTGGCCTCCGAGAAGACATTTAGACCTGTTGCAGCGCTTTTTGCgttcgatgaggaggaggaagccaTTCGAGAGGAGAACAGGTGTGAGGTTGCTTTGGGGCTTATATCTATACTCGGAGCATAA